GCTTTGATCTTCACTAAAGTATGCGATTTGAGCTGCTTTTGCTGGTTTTGTCTCAATAAGTTGTCCGTTCTTTTCACTGTTAATGTTGTATGTCATCGTTCCGTCAAATGCTGAACCTGTCATCTCAAATCCAGCTTCGGTTCCAGATAAGCTAAACATCGCTTCTCTCGTGTCCGTTGTATTAAGTGCCCAGGACGCCTTTAGGAAAATAGTTGCTCCGTTCTTCATCTTGATAAAGCCAAAAGCTGAATCTTCTACGTCAAATGTCTTAGGATCCCATGGTCCAAACATATTCGCCTCTGGTTTATCTGTTAACTTACTAAATGTTGATCCCACAACAATTGCAGGCTCATAGTTATCCATCATCCAAAGCGTTAAATCAAGGGCATGCGTTCCTATATCAATCAGTGGTCCTCCACCTTGCTTTTCTTTGTCCATAAATACGCCCCAGGTAGGAACTGCTCTACGTCGAATAGCATAGGCTTCCCCATAGTAGATATCCCCAAGTTCCCCAGCACTACATACTTTATGTGCAAACTGTGCATCATCTCTATATCGGTTTTGATACCCGATGGTTAACTTTTTACCTGTTCTTTCTGCAGCCTCAATCATCTTCTTAGCTTCTTGAGAATTAATCGCCATCGGTTTTTCACATAAGACATGCTTGCCTGCCTCTAAGGCTTCGACTGTAATGAATGAATGCGACACATTTGGTGTACAGACATGTATAACATCAATTGTCTCATCCTTGAGCAGTTCTTGATAGTCTTCATAAACGGTTGCATTATCTAGTCCATATTCT
This sequence is a window from Vallitaleaceae bacterium 9-2. Protein-coding genes within it:
- a CDS encoding Gfo/Idh/MocA family oxidoreductase; amino-acid sequence: MKRLKFGIIGCGGIANQKHLPALTYLNEEVEIVGLCDIIVERAQKAKKEYGLDNATVYEDYQELLKDETIDVIHVCTPNVSHSFITVEALEAGKHVLCEKPMAINSQEAKKMIEAAERTGKKLTIGYQNRYRDDAQFAHKVCSAGELGDIYYGEAYAIRRRAVPTWGVFMDKEKQGGGPLIDIGTHALDLTLWMMDNYEPAIVVGSTFSKLTDKPEANMFGPWDPKTFDVEDSAFGFIKMKNGATIFLKASWALNTTDTREAMFSLSGTEAGFEMTGSAFDGTMTYNINSEKNGQLIETKPAKAAQIAYFSEDQSDSESTREVRQWLDAIHNDTEPCVKPTQAYVVTQILEAIYESEKTGKAVYF